From Cucumis melo cultivar AY chromosome 1, USDA_Cmelo_AY_1.0, whole genome shotgun sequence, a single genomic window includes:
- the LOC103495636 gene encoding OPA3-like protein, translating to MILPVVKLGALALKTICKPIANRLKKEAGLHPKFRQCIINIAQANHRFSTNVQRRIYGYATNVAIPPLNEEKAVQAAADLLGELFVFTVAGAAVIFEVQRSSRSEARKEELRRQELEAMKQRDDGIAREIEILKQKIENLEELSKGRGLTGLFHFRHPHTAEGENVKHS from the exons ATGATCCTCCCTGTTGTCAAGTTGGGGGCTCTAGCTCTTAAAACCATCTGCAAACCCATCGCCAATCGCCTCAAGAAGGAAGCTGGATTGCATCCCAAGTTTAGGCAGTGTATTATCAATATCGCACAg GCAAATCATCGGTTTTCGACAAATGTACAACGAAGAATATATGGTTATGCAACAAATGTTGCCATTCCTCCTCTGAATGAAGAGAAAGCTGTCCAAGCTGCTGCAGATCTTCTCGGGGAGCTCTTTGTGTTCACG GTTGCTGGAGCTGCTGTAATTTTTGAGGTGCAAAGAAGTTCAAGGTCGGAAGCAAGAAAGGAGGAGCTCCGCAGGCAAGAATTGGAG GCGATGAAGCAAAGGGATGACGGTATAGCCCGAGAAATAGAAATTCTTAAACAGAAGATCGAAAATCTGGAAGAGTTGTCCAAGGGACGAGGTCTAACTGGCTTATTTCACTTCAGGCATCCGCATACTGCTGAAGGTGAAAACGTGAAACACTCCTGA